One genomic region from Salvia hispanica cultivar TCC Black 2014 chromosome 2, UniMelb_Shisp_WGS_1.0, whole genome shotgun sequence encodes:
- the LOC125207980 gene encoding stemmadenine O-acetyltransferase-like, whose amino-acid sequence MEIETNIISTETIKPSTLTPKSLEKHHLSFLDQLAPPFFMPLVYFYSSNPKIPNSQKSNHLKQSLSKTLSTFYPLAGRLVGNLYVNCNDAGVPFSEAEANCDLSHVITNPNPKHMTKFLPFTLNQSLDLCMAAQATFLRCGGVAVGLLISHKIADALSFFSFANSWAAAAFRGGGGGAPPPKFDAAAYFPPRDISGFKPSSGMMKEELATKIFTFPAKKIEILRERYAGAGNDLRQRRPTRVEALSAFIWTRFVSATGLKAEAGKIYTVQHAINLRTRTDPPLPEYHFGNISRLAIAKAAVGGSGVELLRGVREAIKGVDGGYVARLKEGGEHLGLLKEKMGQVDKGELVSFSFTSLSRFPVYEADFGWGKPVWVGSAGFAYKNLVTFMDTRNGDGIEAWVNLRRDDMEKFEADLELQKLLLAS is encoded by the coding sequence ATGGAGATTGAAACAAACATAATCTCCACAGAGACCATCAAGCCATCTACTTTAACTCCTAAATCACTAGAAAAACACCACCTCTCATTCCTAGACCAACTAGCTCCACCCTTCTTCATGCCTCTCGTCTACTTCTACTCTTCAAACCCCAAAATCCCCAATTCCCAAAAATCAAACCACCTCAAACAATCCCTATCCAAAACCCTCTCCACCTTCTACCCCCTCGCCGGCCGCCTCGTCGGCAACCTCTACGTCAACTGCAATGACGCCGGCGTCCCCTTCTCCGAGGCCGAAGCCAACTGCGACCTCTCACACGTCATCACCAATCCAAACCCTAAACACATGACCAAATTTCTCCCTTTCACACTCAACCAATCCCTAGATCTCTGCATGGCCGCTCAAGCCACCTTTTTACGGTGCGGCGGCGTCGCTGTCGGCCTCTTGATCTCCCACAAAATCGCCGACGCGCtctccttcttctccttcGCCAATTCCTgggccgccgccgccttcagaggcggcggcggcggcgctcCGCCCCCAAAATTCGACGCAGCCGCCTATTTCCCGCCGCGAGACATTTCCGGCTTCAAACCCTCCTCCGGAATGATGAAGGAAGAGCTCGCCACCAAAATTTTCACATTTCCGGCGAAGAAAATCGAGATTCTCCGGGAACGGTACGCCGGCGCCGGAAACGACTTGCGGCAGCGGCGGCCGACTCGGGTTGAAGCCCTATCGGCTTTTATATGGACCCGGTTCGTATCTGCAACCGGTCTAAAAGCTGAGGCGGGTAAGATCTACACGGTTCAGCACGCGATTAACCTTCGGACCCGGACCGACCCGCCCCTGCCCGAATACCATTTCGGGAACATAAGCCGGCTAGCGATAGCTAAGGCGGCGGTTGGGGGCAGCGGCGTGGAGCTGCTGAGGGGAGTCCGGGAAGCCATTAAAGGCGTGGACGGCGGCTACGTGGCTCGGCTGAAGGAAGGGGGGGAGCATTTGGGTttgttgaaggagaaaatggGTCAAGTCGATAAGGGAGAGCTGGTTAGCTTCAGCTTCACGAGTTTGAGTAGATTTCCGGTTTATGAGGCGGATTTCGGGTGGGGCAAACCGGTCTGGGTTGGGTCGGCTGGGTTCGCTTACAAAAATTTGGTTACTTTTATGGATACAAGAAATGGAGATGGAATCGAGGCGTGGGTTAATTTGAGGAGAGATGATATGGAGAAATTTGAGGCTGATTTGGAGCTTCAGAAGCTTCTTCTTGCATCATAA